The following are encoded together in the Aerococcus mictus genome:
- a CDS encoding RluA family pseudouridine synthase, protein MPIPIIYEDNHLLIVEKPINMPVQEDASGDLDLLSALKAFIKERDHKPGNVYLALLHRLDRPVGGVMAFGKTSKAASRLSDDFRRHKVKRDYLAVVQDQNLTLKNQETWTDYLYKNRQKNKVSVVNKADKRGKKAVLDYQLLEQRKQVALVRVRLHTGRSHQIRVQFQSREHPLWGDQKYGQKYSHKGQQIALWAQHLSLIHPTKKETMTFTSTPPLSKEPWNVFKDQFTTDED, encoded by the coding sequence ATGCCGATTCCCATTATTTACGAAGACAACCACCTGCTTATTGTGGAGAAACCAATCAATATGCCGGTCCAAGAAGATGCTAGTGGTGACCTAGACCTACTGTCAGCGCTCAAAGCATTTATTAAGGAAAGGGACCATAAACCAGGTAATGTCTACTTGGCCCTGCTCCACCGCCTGGACCGTCCAGTGGGTGGGGTGATGGCCTTTGGAAAGACCTCCAAGGCCGCTAGCCGCTTATCGGATGATTTTAGAAGGCATAAGGTCAAGCGCGACTACCTAGCTGTGGTTCAAGACCAAAATTTGACTCTAAAAAATCAAGAAACCTGGACTGATTATCTTTATAAGAACCGCCAAAAGAACAAAGTCAGCGTGGTTAATAAGGCCGACAAGCGCGGTAAAAAGGCTGTCCTTGACTACCAATTACTGGAGCAAAGGAAGCAAGTCGCTCTGGTCAGAGTCCGCCTCCACACCGGACGGTCCCACCAAATTCGCGTGCAATTTCAAAGCCGCGAGCACCCACTCTGGGGCGACCAAAAATACGGTCAAAAATATAGTCACAAGGGCCAACAAATCGCGCTCTGGGCCCAGCACTTAAGCCTCATCCATCCCACCAAAAAAGAAACAATGACTTTTACCAGTACCCCACCCCTCAGTAAAGAGCCCTGGAATGTATTCAAAGACCAGTTCACTACTGATGAGGATTGA
- a CDS encoding NADPH-dependent oxidoreductase, giving the protein MNKQNSLIEQQLNHRTIREFTEDQISDQVISQLEEVAIHTATSTGMQYASVIRVKDPEKKAQIAEVCNQDYVARAPELWIFIVDLYRNTQIAKEHDADTVSSKQLERFLQGYSDAVLMAQNVNNAVESLDMGAVFLGSIQNNMGAMIDILQLPELTAPVLGLAFGHPNQEPQLKPRIPKEMRIFEDTYHYPDNAKEIMDAYDQEMTTYYDLRDSNRRVDSFYEQVVKKSNLRQSRREELIEDLRKQGFNVQPIE; this is encoded by the coding sequence ATGAACAAGCAAAACTCATTGATTGAACAACAATTGAACCACCGCACCATTCGTGAATTTACAGAAGACCAGATTAGTGACCAAGTGATTTCGCAATTAGAAGAGGTAGCGATCCATACCGCAACTTCAACTGGGATGCAGTATGCTAGCGTTATCCGGGTCAAAGATCCTGAAAAGAAAGCGCAAATTGCTGAAGTATGTAATCAAGACTATGTTGCCCGGGCGCCTGAGCTATGGATTTTTATCGTTGACTTGTATCGCAATACTCAAATTGCCAAGGAACATGACGCAGATACGGTGTCTTCTAAGCAATTAGAACGTTTCTTACAAGGTTATAGTGATGCTGTTTTGATGGCGCAAAACGTAAATAATGCTGTGGAATCCTTAGATATGGGAGCAGTCTTTTTGGGGAGCATTCAAAATAACATGGGGGCCATGATTGATATTCTACAGCTTCCCGAATTAACGGCACCTGTTTTAGGACTGGCCTTTGGTCATCCTAACCAAGAACCACAATTGAAGCCTCGGATCCCTAAGGAAATGCGAATCTTTGAAGATACCTACCATTATCCAGACAATGCTAAGGAAATCATGGATGCCTATGACCAAGAGATGACCACTTACTATGACTTACGTGACTCTAATCGTCGGGTTGACTCCTTCTATGAACAAGTCGTGAAAAAATCCAACCTCCGGCAAAGTCGACGGGAAGAATTAATCGAAGACCTACGCAAACAAGGCTTCAACGTCCAACCCATTGAGTAA
- a CDS encoding SOS response-associated peptidase has protein sequence MCGRYEFNQEEALLNHFYQRANDPDIQTGTLYPGQVVLTLSANPDQSVHARGMEWGYAGFNKGQLLINARSESITDKATFQADFHYRRCLFPMSSYYEWTKYKERYRFSSNDILYVGGCYQSPRSDQSHPRAVLMTQAANPLAQEVHHRMPYFVQAKDIRSWLNDYDFARHYQESNAQLFMEKETDNKNFRNMTLNLKD, from the coding sequence ATGTGCGGTCGTTATGAATTTAATCAGGAAGAAGCCTTACTCAATCACTTCTACCAACGGGCCAATGATCCCGACATCCAAACTGGTACCCTCTACCCTGGCCAGGTTGTTCTCACCCTGAGCGCCAACCCGGACCAGTCAGTTCATGCCCGTGGCATGGAGTGGGGTTATGCAGGTTTTAATAAGGGACAATTATTGATCAACGCCCGTTCGGAAAGTATCACGGATAAGGCAACTTTTCAAGCTGATTTTCACTATCGTCGCTGCCTCTTCCCCATGTCTAGTTACTATGAGTGGACCAAGTACAAAGAACGCTACCGTTTTTCCAGTAATGATATTCTCTATGTGGGTGGCTGTTATCAAAGTCCAAGATCAGATCAAAGCCACCCCCGGGCCGTGCTCATGACCCAAGCAGCTAATCCGCTGGCTCAGGAAGTCCACCACCGCATGCCCTATTTTGTCCAAGCCAAAGATATCCGGTCTTGGCTCAATGACTATGACTTCGCCCGCCACTACCAGGAGTCTAACGCCCAACTCTTCATGGAAAAGGAAACCGATAATAAAAACTTCCGCAACATGACTCTCAACCTTAAAGATTAA
- a CDS encoding ornithine cyclodeaminase family protein, with translation MTETRLLDQETIKNMLTMDKVNEIVEKTFQEVGERRVKNPTKVTLDLGNNSDWPEYEGYMNAMPAYIGGLDVAGLKWVGGFDGKRKEAGYPYINGLILLIDPQLGTFKAVMDGTLITNLRTGAQTAVAIKYLGFEKGSDLNLALFGTGMQASMQLHAIADWFNIKHVNLWHYHDKGVKEFIAEHEDLVNGDIDYVTDVKEACDADIVITATKSQEALLDYQDVSGDTIIIPIGSGHEIGNHLINYSDHIVVDHIGQALHRGALADAATKSIIDEDDIDATIGQLASGRLSLPGLRKGITICVPIGIGALDIAIAGQLAKEAEAENIGSTFSFNPY, from the coding sequence ATGACAGAAACACGATTATTGGACCAAGAAACCATTAAGAACATGTTGACCATGGACAAGGTGAATGAAATTGTCGAAAAAACCTTTCAAGAGGTAGGGGAACGTCGGGTGAAGAACCCAACCAAGGTCACCTTAGACCTAGGGAACAATAGTGATTGGCCTGAATATGAAGGGTATATGAATGCGATGCCCGCTTATATCGGTGGCTTAGATGTTGCCGGTTTAAAATGGGTCGGTGGTTTCGATGGCAAACGGAAAGAAGCCGGCTATCCTTACATTAATGGGCTCATTCTCTTAATCGATCCTCAATTAGGGACCTTTAAAGCAGTGATGGATGGGACCTTAATTACTAACCTCAGAACTGGTGCTCAAACGGCTGTTGCCATTAAGTACCTAGGTTTTGAGAAAGGGTCTGACCTTAACTTAGCCCTCTTCGGTACCGGGATGCAAGCTTCTATGCAACTCCATGCCATTGCTGACTGGTTTAATATTAAACACGTTAACCTCTGGCACTACCATGACAAAGGGGTTAAGGAATTTATCGCTGAACATGAAGACTTAGTGAATGGCGATATTGACTATGTGACTGATGTCAAGGAAGCCTGTGACGCTGACATCGTGATCACAGCAACCAAATCACAAGAAGCCTTACTCGACTACCAAGACGTTTCTGGTGACACGATCATTATTCCAATTGGATCCGGTCATGAAATCGGTAACCACCTGATTAACTATTCTGACCACATTGTTGTCGACCACATTGGCCAAGCCCTACACCGTGGCGCTTTAGCGGATGCAGCAACTAAGTCAATTATTGATGAAGACGATATTGATGCAACCATTGGTCAATTAGCTTCTGGACGTTTAAGCTTACCAGGCCTACGTAAGGGAATTACAATCTGTGTACCAATTGGTATCGGTGCGCTAGATATTGCCATTGCTGGTCAATTAGCCAAAGAAGCAGAAGCTGAAAATATCGGCTCCACCTTCTCCTTCAACCCTTATTAA